CTGATGCAAAGCACCGAGAAAGAGAAGCTGCTAATGAAGGTAAATGCTCCACaagttgtgttttcttctgggaGGTGAGATACAAGTTCTCCTTATAATTTTACTGATAAGAGGAATTCTATTCTGAAGGTGTTCATTCTGACAACATACTGATTATTAGGCCACTTCTGAGGTTGTTTTGCTGATCTTGTTTTCAGTGCAGCTCCCTAAATGCTTTTGTGGGTATTTTGGGGGGGATTGGCAGAGCTGGTTGGTGGTGACAAAGGGCAGTGGTGGGGActgtgccaccactgccacTGCAGAGCTCATGGCAGCAGtgtcccccagcacagcagcactgtgctGCTCTCAGACACTGCATAGCTTGGCCAGCTGGGATTGAACCCAGGGAGTTCCCAGTGTCCTTTCTTCCCACATGGCCCCCAGACAGTTACAGGTTGGCTTTGGCTCTTGTACTGCAGTGGTGTGTTTATTCCCATGTGTTTTTTGGCAGGTGGTGATTCATCCCAGGATGAAGCTGAAGATGATGTTAAGCAAATTACTGTATGtccacattttcctttctatgaTGGTTCAGGCAACAGTCCCAAGACAGAATGACAGTTCACACCCAAATAAAAGGACAGGAAACCTCAGTCCTGGTGACCCTAGGCTGGGGAGGGTGGAAGTGAAATGGGCTCACCCTTGTTGCGCAAGCATAAAGATGGCACTGAGAGCAACGGTTGGAGCTAGAGCCCCTAGGTTGTTACGTACCaaataaataatgcagatgGGGTTTTTGAAGGTTTTGGGGCTGTATTTAACAATGCCCAAATCTCCCAGGTACGGTTCTCCCGCCCTGAGACCGAACAAGCTCGTCAGCGACGTGTCCAGTCCTATGAGTTCCTGCAGAAGAGACAAGCAGAGGAGCACTGGGTTCATCTGCATTATTATGGCTTGAAGGTGggtgtgtgctgctgcctgctgagGAGGCTGCGGGGGCCTGAAGATAATGAAGCTTGAACagaccctgcagtgccctgtgcctccTCTGCTTTATGGGTCTCCCCATGGAGAAGGTTTAAAACTGAGAGTTGGACAAACATAAAGCGGGATCTGAGTGCAGGAATCACTCAGGTCTTGTATTATGAACTGGACTTTGTGAAAGACTTGGAGAGGCCAGTCAGTGGAGTGTGAGAAATGCTGTTGGTCTGGCCCACATCCATGTCTGTCAGGAGATTCCAAAGTCAGCAACAGAAATATTCCCACATCACATGAGCATTGCACAAGAAAGTGAAAGCAGAGCATTGGTTAGTGAGATGGAACACTTGAATGGTGCAGTAACGACAGAGTGGTCGTAGTTTAGAATGAAAAATCCAGGTCTCTTGgcattttgtgtgttttcaggATGTGATAATGGCTcttgttttttcctgtatctCCAGGATAGCCGTTCGGAACATGAGCGCCAGTATTTATTTAGTCAAGGTCATGGCcttgctgaaaacacagaattaatTAAATCTCCCAGGTAATGGTTTCTGGGTTTCCTACAGAAATTGCAGTAATTTGTTGGGGTTGTTTGCAGAGTAATAAGCAGGTATATTCTTTAAAAGTCTGTCCTTTGCTAATTCTATCCATGATAAAAATTAAATcgttaaaaaaaatacagacacaAACTAGTTTTCCACTTACTCCGGTTGCTGTCCTTGTTTCACTGTACTCTGAGATTAAAAGTTGTTTTCACTTGGGTCTGTAGCTTCTTGTACATTATCACAACCCTACATTGTCAGGGCTGCGAGtactgcaaaggaaaatgaataaaaaagcTCCTCTGGTTAATATAAGTTAATACTCTGAAGCTGGTAACTTCCATTGATAGCAAATCTTCTAAAACTTTCTTTACTAGTACTGAGTTTACAGAGGAAGatgggagaggaaaggggagagCTCTCTTCAGGCTGATGTTTGTTTTGTAGATTCACACAAGCAGGATTGCTCTAAGAGAGAAATTATTGTACTTAAACCTGGGAATCCCAAGACAAGCATTTTAAgaatgtgtttccttttctcctaGTGAATATTTAATGATGCTGATGCCTCCAAGCATAGATGAAGAGAAGTAAGTGTTTGTACATAATGTTCAAAGTCCATATTGGCTGGATGCTCTTTTTCATGGGCTGCAAATCTCTTTGTTTATCTGCAGTGACAAACCAATGGCTCCAAGCAATGTGCTTTCTATGGCCCAGCTGAGAACTTTACCCCTTGCTGATCAGATTAAGATCCTGATGAAAAATGGTTTGTAGCTTTTGTAATACATTTGCACTTTACTTTGTGACTTTCATTGCCTCAGATAAGGTGCCTTTCCCAGTGTTACCAGTTCTGTTGCCCCACCAGACAGACTGTCTGGCTCTGGTTCTCTTAAGAATCTAAATCCTAAGGCTTTCCTTAAGAAGTGCAGTGACAGTCAGTCTGGCTGCTGATCTGTATATTTGCAGTCAATTTACTGTCAGAAAAATTCCTAATTTGATGATAGCTTTCTGGATACACTTATTTCAGCAGGTATGTCCTGGAATGTGCACAGCCTGCACTTTGGCATTTTCTGGGAAGTGTTCAGCAATACAGGCTTCGTGAGTGTCATTTAGGAATTTCATTTTGTCTCTTCAGAGTTACTATCTGACAAGAGCAAATCCTGAGGATTTTGCCTCAGGAGCTTCCTGTCTTGACAGATATCTCTCTTCAGAGCCATTGCCAAAggcatagattttttttttaattattgttttattattcCATTAATTTGTGACACATTACGCCAGGCAACCTTGATGCAACACTAGCAGATTATTTTTGAGCAGACAATGCCTGTAGCACAGGGCGAGACTTAGACCTTAGGTTTTAGGTTTTCCCTGAGATAAATCCTTGACCGTGAGCTCTGTAAATCCCAGTCCCAGAGCCGTGTGTGAGCGCTGGATCGGTGTGTTTGCCTTGCAGTGAAGGTCATGCCGTTCGCCAACCTGATGAGCCTGCTGGGCTCGGGCACGGACTCCACGGCCGTGCTGCGCTGCGTGCAGCAGGTGGCGCTGCTGGTCCAGGGCAACTGGGTGGTGAAGAGGTAACGCCGGGCTCTGGGGTCGGGATAGTGGGCCTTGGGATCGGGACAGTGGGCTTTGGGACCGGGACAGTGGGCTTTGGGACCGGGACAGTGGGCTTTGGGACCGGGACAGTGGGCTTTGGGACCGGGACAACGGGCTTTGGGACCGGGACAACGGGCTCTGTACACTCGAGTGCCTCGTGCTTACAGCCCTGCGAAACCCCAGGTTCGGGTTTGCCCCCTGTAGGTGCAGTCAGACCCTTGAAATTGAAAGGGCTGATGTGGAAGGATAATGGTACCCACCCCTGCTGAAATTATGGCTGAGCAGTGATGTAATCTGGGTTTGCATTTGAGCTATGGCAGGGTTTTGATGTTGTGTATTCTCTTGTGAGAGAGCTGTCCTGAATTATTTCAGAGATTAGTGTCAAatataaatgcagaaaatgctACCAGTGTCAGATACAGTGTTTCTTTGCAGAATTCATTCAAATAAGGATGGGCTTTGTGCAGTCCCCTTGCTGTTCATCAGTGGATTCTGCTCTTGTCAGCTGAAATCTACCCTCTAGAAGGCATTACCCACTTAATAAATCAAGCATGGGGGTATTGAATGAACCACATGAATTGGAGTCTGTATCATCCTCCTGTTTATTAGGATAAAACATCCCAGTGggaattgaatttaaaaatgcagtatgattttttttacttggGTGGAGCCCTGCATGCAGAGAATTACAGTCTCTGGAATAGCTGTCTGTTAAAATGAGTGGCATCAGCTCCCAGTCCAAGTTTGCCAGCAGGATGTCTCAGCTATTGTGATACAGGTCTGTATTAGCAATGGGACCAGTTCTTACAGCAACCCTGCTGTCCCTCCAGCTGTCACAGAAGGAAGCTGGAAACAAGTTAAAAGGCAGTGTATTAGCATTCAGATTGTTTTTAGGTTGTAGCTGATTCTTTTCTGCCAGTCTGAGGAGGATGTGTGTGTCTGTAGAGGGTGTGGTGTTTGGggtgggtgggcacagagcagcacatgcACGGTCAGAGAGGGAACTGTTTTTGTGGCCTGGGTGGCATCAAGCTTGTGAACTGGGGTTGCTGTGAGACTTTGGAGGGCATGACACGTCATTGTGTTGGTCCTGCAAGCAGACAAGGACTTGGCTCATGTTGGTCTCGGGGCAGTTTGTTTGAGTAGGACGTTTTGTAATCCTTTCTCTAAAGCCTTTGATTGCTGGGGAGGAAATAAGGAACTCCTATGCCCATACATCAGCATTTTAGCTAAATGCTGCCTTCAAGGCTGTGCACCAGGTGAGCCTAAGCACTTCCTAAGGATCATTCTGGTCCTGTTTACGCTGATCTAAAGGAGGCTTTGCAAGAACAAAGCAGAGGTTATAGCTATGTTGCACAGACCTGGTAGCCACAAGGCTGTGCTTTGCTGGTGTAAGCCTTTGTGCATGAGTGTAATTGCAGTGGTGTAATTACACCAATATTAATGCCTTTAATGAAAACCATGCTTTGGATAAAGGTGTAATTTAACTGGAGAACAGGGAGGGCATGTTTATTATGTTAATCTTCACCAATGCCGTTTTTCTGGAGTACCTGGTAACTAAtccctcttcctttttaatTAACAGTGATGTTCTCTACCCAAAAGATACTTCTAGTCCCTATAGTGGAGTTCCTGCAGAAGTGCTCTGTAGAGGGAGAGACTTTGTTGTAAGTATAAAagtgtttgttgtttttaaaggaaaacacaggTGAAGTTTGCCTGTGAGGCCACAGCATTGCAAAACTCTGCTGCTCTACTGCAGAAAGGTGTTCCCTCCAAGGAAGTTCTTTGTGCTTTAATCCTGAAGATGTTGTTACAAGTCTGTCATGGGAGCAGGCTGACATTGTGGCTGGCTGGCAGGTTCAGATCAGCTGTCATTAGCAGTATTCATCCTTTTCTAACACATGCTGCAGAGCCACTATCACATTGCCCCCACAACACAGGGCTTACAAAACAGCCAGGACTGGATAATAAAGTGCTTGTTTCTCCAGCTCTGTTTCCGTGATCTCAGGAGGGCAGTGTGGGTAAGCCTTGTGCTCCCTGAGCATGCACTGCTGATCTTTAAAAAGGACTTTATTCCCCAGAGCTGCCTATCAGTGAAAGGACTTTGTTCCCAGGCACCTTTTGTGAGCAGTAGCTGCACATGGAAGTTGAAATGAATACAGATCTTGTAAACACACACATAACCACAGCAAAAAGGAACAGCCTCTgcattgtgtttattttctctcactATGGAAAGAATTAAGTTCCTAAGTGGTTCCTAAGTTCATAATCAGTTTATGGCTTCCACACCATCAAACTGAATCTGCTGAGTGTGTAGCTCTCGTTTTTCTCAGTCAGACCTGACTGTTCCCCTTGTTTGCAGTTTGTTGGTGAGATTTAGCTCTGAGCAGGAAGATGCTGTGCAAGAGACTTTAAGTATATTACAGTGCTAGTGTGAGATCAAACTGATGGTGATTGAGACTGACTTTTGGTTGTGTCTTGATGTCTGCCCAAGACATTGCCATATGGAGACCTGGATTCAGGTGTGACCCAGTGACATAAGTCTTTAGGGCACAGCAGATCAGGTGACATGTCCTGCATAATGTTCTGGGAACCAGAATTATTCTGCTCAGTTAAGTAAGCAGGAGAGTTTTAACATTTAAGATGAAaagattaattattttcatttgaattatGTCAAATATACCTTGTATGAGAAACGGGTCTGTGTTTATCTTAAAGGCAGGTAATTTGCTGATTAGTACTAGAACAAGGAAGttaaaatgttagaaaatagaaaacatcAATATTTCTGGCTTTCAGACAAAGCTGAAAAGCTTCTGTTTTCCCCCAGATTCTCACATAATAAATTCAGGGGACATGAGTACTGTTGGCCCCTGCTGAGTGTAAAGGGCCCAATGAGAAGTGTTTGCTTCAGAGCTGTTCACAAGGAGACCTGATAGATCTGTTTCCTTTGGACAGCAGCTTCTTGTGCTTGAAAAGAGAAATGTCCTGTGCCTTAAAGGGAGTGGAGTGTGTTTGTGGGCAGAGAGAAGCTGAACTGGAGAGAAGGATGCAGAGATGACGCAGGGCAGGAAGAAATTGGCAGTAATGAGATTTTGAATTCTTAGCAACATTGCTAATAGACTAAAAGAAGTTAGAGCCTGTTTAAATGGAGACAGGAGGAAATGAAGTGTTGTGTTCAGGCAGTGTATTCAGTGCCCAGCTGTTTGTGTGTCCTGTCAGTGTGCTCTCAGCAGCTGCCCCCCTGCCTGTTGGAGTCCAGGGGCTGCTCCACAGAGGAGCTTTCCTTACCTGGGGACAAGTGTGTGAGTGACAGGGCATCTCAGTATAACTGTGAGTGATGGGTATGGAAGGAGGGGGCCCCTGTGTTAGCAGATGTACATGAAGAGTTTCTCTAGGCTGATGCTGAGGTGTGTGAGAAGCTGAGCCTCAGGTGTGACTTCTGGAGTTCCAGCACCACTGtagtgtgttttgctttttgttttgaaaataaatggagTTTGAGTTCAAGAGATTCTTCATAGCTTTTGTAGTCATGGGTTCACCAGGGCACATCATGGACTCTCAAAACTTTTGTTAGTGTGTTCCTGGCCATTTGAGGACAGAAGGggccagaaaatattttccctttacCTGGCTGAGAATCACTTACTTCCACATTCTTGAAAGCATTGAGGGTTCTATTTTTCTGGTAACATCATTGAGCAGGGTCATGATTAACTTCAGTCAAGCAACTGCTACCTACAGGTATtagatttttccctttgttcCCTTCGTAGATGTGGAAGTTCACGCAGGATCGCTGGGTTGTGAGAAAGGAAGTAGCAGCAGTTACAAAAGTgagtgtgttgggttttttcttcataaatcaGAAATTGGTGATAAGGGTTGGTCATCCTGTGGGGGttggcagtgggtgctgctccaAGCCTTTGCTCAGGTTCACAGTGCCTGCATTGCCCTCCAGGCACAGGATCATTTTGAATAGAGGTACATACTCTTTCCAGAAGCATTCTGAGCAGCTCCCACAGTTACCACGGCTCCAGGACTGGCCTTGCAGCTGAGCCAATGGAATGCATCACTTCTTCTCACCTGGCAAAGTTTAAACTGAGCTGACTGATGGTGCACCAAAGCAAATGAAGTGCCTTTGCAGCCCACActggctgctctgctttgggTGTGTGAGCAACCATTCTGTTGGCATTTGCCAGTTGTCAGTAATGATAAAGCAACTCAGGCACCTGAATATTCTGTTAAAAGTGGCAAATGAAAGGGAAACATTAAGTAAAAATGACAAACCCCAATTTTgttaaaatgcagtaaaatgaTAAATCGTGAGTCAATTTATGCACAGACCATCTGTTTTTGGAATGTAAGATCCAGTGCTACTTAAAAGCTGGGCATGTGTAGGTGCAGCACGTCAGGCCTGCAGCTCTGGAATAAGACTAACATTGTAGAATGTGCTTCTCCTCACCATCCAGTCTTTTCATCTCCGTTTGGCAACTCCCTTTTCATCGCAGAACATGCCATGAGCTATTTGACTCTGGGTGATTAATCACCACTGCTCTCTGAAGTCCTGTGCTTTTAACAGTGTGTGAAAGTGTTGGTGGTGCAGAGGAGGATGAGCATCTCTGACTTGGCTGGGTGTGTGTCCATGGAGGTGCCTCAGACACCAAATCAGCCCAGCTCTTCCTCTTTAATGGCACAATGTCCATTGTAAACTGACTGCCATATTatttatgctttttcttttagctttgcCCAGAAGATGTGAAAGACTTCCTAGAGCACATGTCTGTGGCCAGAATAAACAAAGGCTGGGAGTTCATGCTCCCTTACGATGAAGACTTTGTTAAGAAGCATCCAGATATAGTTCAGAGGCAACAAATGCTGTGGATGGGCATTCAGGCCAAGTAAATCACTTGTtgtattttggggaaaaagctGAAACAAGAGAACTTTTTAGTACAAAAGGCTTTTGTAGACATTGATAAATAATTTGGTCTGTATTGCCTTGAAGTTCATAGGCCCCAGGCAGTGGTGTGTGGGGGGGTGTCACTGCAGCATTCAAGCCATTCCTGATTCTTGGCTCCCTGGAGAAATGGAATATTCTAGTTAATGGCTAAAGGTGGCATGGCTGCATACAGGCATAACAACTGAAACTGCCCTGGTAAATTGTGTCTTTGTCTTTCAGATTAGAAAAGGTCTATAATCTCTTAAAGGAGCATTTGGCACCAAAGAAACAAGAAGCACAATCAGGTAAATGGAGTTGTGCTTGGATCATCTTGAAGCACATGCATGCATCCATCCATATTCCTGAGTGATGTTTTGGAGTTCTCTCTGGTTTTCAGTGTGGTGGGGACTGGCCTTgttcaatgtttttttcttttttgctattTCCTCTGGGTTATTTTAGACAGTTCTTGGCCTGTTCTGATCACTATGTTGTAGTGACACAAGCCTTTGTGTAGTAGAGCAGGGAGGATTTCCTGGCATTGGGGACTCCTGTTTGACACTGTAGAACTGACTGGTTCTGTTATGCACTTACTCATTTAAGGCAGCTTATGGGATATAAGCAGAGTGAAGGGAGGACAGGCAGGGCCAATTCACAAGTAATTCTCACCTCTCAGTTTGCAGCCCAATGTGCATGGAGTGATCTTCTCCTTCCCCTGGTCTGCACTGGGCTCTGGTGTGGCTGAGGGTGAGCAATTACTGAGGGATGTGTTTGGCAGGGACTGCAAGAAGGTGTGAAGCTGTCTCTGTTTGACATCCCTCTCCACTGTGCATGCCTGTGACTATTAAAGTAGCTGCTCCGTAATCCTAAAAGATTGTGAAAACTTGAGATTCCAGAGAGTTTTAACTAGGCATTTGGCTCATTTCCAGACACTGGAGCCAATGAGGAGTATAAGCAGAGCTGACAAACGAGCATGTGAATCCATTTCAATACCCTGTGTCTGATCTGCTCGGAAGGATTAGGTGTGGGGTTATTTGGAGGGGATTAGCAGCCTAACAGCAGAGAAGATAACAGCATGTGTGCTGGGCATGTCTTGGCCCTAAACACAGCACTCCTTGCTTTGGCATTGAGACTGGATTCCTCTGCTGCCAACACGACCCTTTTACCTTCGGATTGCTGGGTGCCAAGAGGGGAAGAGGTGTGGGATTGCGTGGGAAAGAACTCCCTCCTGTCCCTTTCTCTCCATTACTGGGTAATAATAGTAAGGAGAGGGTTTCAGCCTCTCATACTCTGCACCTCATGCTAAAAGAGTGTTCAGGTTCCCTGGTAACCCCTTCATGCTTCTCCCTGTGCTCGGGGGACATCCCAGTGATGGctctggcagtggctgcagcaaaGCCCACCAGCCACTGGAGAACCTAAGAGAAAAGATGTTGGACAAAGAAGCATTTGGGTCAGAAGCAGAGGTGTGTAAGCAGTCTATGTCCTGTTTTTCTAAATTATGGAAAAGCCCCTGGTGATTGAACAAGTGCACTCTGTCTTTGCTTAAGGTTCCTTGACTGGAACACTCTTCCCCAAACATTtggctttaaaagaaataaatacatccCTCCAAAAACACCCCACCaaatcccccccccccaaactaATGTAAAATCTAATCAACAGACTGGGTTTTATGCTTAAGATTTCATAAGTAGATGAtgtttcctggttttattttgctgtgaaatgaaaaaacattgtGCAAGACTGGGACCTCGGTTATGGTGAGATTTATGGGCCCTTTTGTTTCTTACCAGCTCATCCATTGCTGGTTTCTGGGGAGCAAAGGGTCAACATGGCCAAGGCAAAAGTCAAGCAGAACTACgggcagctggagaaggagctgcagaggcagaaggcagagctgaaatCGAACGACACCGCAGCCAAGATGGACGTTCCCAATATCCGCATCAAGGAGGAGCCTGT
This genomic window from Pithys albifrons albifrons isolate INPA30051 chromosome 16, PitAlb_v1, whole genome shotgun sequence contains:
- the POLR3E gene encoding DNA-directed RNA polymerase III subunit RPC5 isoform X2 — its product is MGKAYLFKIDVFLARSLLEKLYLFQYPIRPASMTYDDVTHLSAKIKPKQQKVELEMAIDTLNPNYCRSKGEQIALNVDGTCTDETSTYSSKLMDKQTFCSSQAASNVSRYAAAVYKKGELHLTPLHGILQLRPSFTYLDKADAKHREREAANEGGDSSQDEAEDDVKQITVRFSRPETEQARQRRVQSYEFLQKRQAEEHWVHLHYYGLKDSRSEHERQYLFSQGHGLAENTELIKSPSEYLMMLMPPSIDEENDKPMAPSNVLSMAQLRTLPLADQIKILMKNVKVMPFANLMSLLGSGTDSTAVLRCVQQVALLVQGNWVVKSDVLYPKDTSSPYSGVPAEVLCRGRDFVMWKFTQDRWVVRKEVAAVTKLCPEDVKDFLEHMSVARINKGWEFMLPYDEDFVKKHPDIVQRQQMLWMGIQAKLEKVYNLLKEHLAPKKQEAQSAHPLLVSGEQRVNMAKAKVKQNYGQLEKELQRQKAELKSNDTAAKMDVPNIRIKEEPVDAEEPMDTSAFGGLNNGLVNGLHGAEGCAEPVNGHLPGGCGDRVAQELKAFVSSTFRKQFVLTLSELKRLFNLHLASLPPGHTLFSGISDKMLQDMVLDTGCKQILVPFPPQTAASPDELKVYALWEAGDTYDQHRQVLLEIFSKNYRVRRNVIQSQLSQECGEDLNKQEVDRVLKDCCVSYGGMWYLKGTVLSGGSGVR
- the POLR3E gene encoding DNA-directed RNA polymerase III subunit RPC5 isoform X1; its protein translation is MANEEDDPIIQEIDVFLARSLLEKLYLFQYPIRPASMTYDDVTHLSAKIKPKQQKVELEMAIDTLNPNYCRSKGEQIALNVDGTCTDETSTYSSKLMDKQTFCSSQAASNVSRYAAAVYKKGELHLTPLHGILQLRPSFTYLDKADAKHREREAANEGGDSSQDEAEDDVKQITVRFSRPETEQARQRRVQSYEFLQKRQAEEHWVHLHYYGLKDSRSEHERQYLFSQGHGLAENTELIKSPSEYLMMLMPPSIDEENDKPMAPSNVLSMAQLRTLPLADQIKILMKNVKVMPFANLMSLLGSGTDSTAVLRCVQQVALLVQGNWVVKSDVLYPKDTSSPYSGVPAEVLCRGRDFVMWKFTQDRWVVRKEVAAVTKLCPEDVKDFLEHMSVARINKGWEFMLPYDEDFVKKHPDIVQRQQMLWMGIQAKLEKVYNLLKEHLAPKKQEAQSAHPLLVSGEQRVNMAKAKVKQNYGQLEKELQRQKAELKSNDTAAKMDVPNIRIKEEPVDAEEPMDTSAFGGLNNGLVNGLHGAEGCAEPVNGHLPGGCGDRVAQELKAFVSSTFRKQFVLTLSELKRLFNLHLASLPPGHTLFSGISDKMLQDMVLDTGCKQILVPFPPQTAASPDELKVYALWEAGDTYDQHRQVLLEIFSKNYRVRRNVIQSQLSQECGEDLNKQEVDRVLKDCCVSYGGMWYLKGTVLSGGSGVR